One Spinacia oleracea cultivar Varoflay chromosome 4, BTI_SOV_V1, whole genome shotgun sequence DNA segment encodes these proteins:
- the LOC110803528 gene encoding protein SYM1: MASFRAILPQSLPPLTKPVKPTKSPKPSTLVTLPTTLRRSSAVPSAVTGREFDVIPVKSQDFNGQPEGDLIIVREREMIDGGAVVGGFDGQLSLEGVSGGGGGGGDGQGNGGENLEKMMDRFINASIVLAAGTFALTKLLTVDHDYWHGWTVYEILRYAPQHNWSAYEEILKTNPVIAKMVISGVVYSLGDWIAQCYEGKRLFEFDRTRMLRSGLTGFALHGSLSHYYYELCEAVFPFQDWWAVLIKVAFDQTVWAAIWNSIYFIVLGFLRLESPVSIFKELKATFFPMLTAGWKLWPFAHLVTYGVIPVEQRLLWVDCVELIWVTILSTLSNKKSEARLTDGTAEATSSNPSEE, encoded by the exons ATGGCTTCCTTTCGCGCAATTTTACCTCAATCTCTTCCTCCTCTTACCAAACCTGTAAAACCCACAAAATCCCCCAAACCATCAACCCTAGTAACCCTCCCCACCACCCTCCGTCGTTCCTCCGCCGTCCCTTCCGCTGTCACCGGGAGAGAGTTCGATGTTATCCCAGTGAAGAGCCAGGATTTCAATGGCCAACCCGAGGGAGATTTGATTATTGTTCGGGAGAGAGAAATGATCGACGGAGGTGCGGTGGTTGGTGGGTTTGATGGGCAGTTGTCGTTGGAGGGTGTTTCAGGcggcggaggtggtggtggtgatgggcAAGGAAATGGTGGTGAAAACTTGGAAAAGATGATGGATAGATTTATTAATGCTTCTATTGTTCTTGCTGCTGGTACTTTTGCTTTGACGAAGTTGCTCACTGTTGACCATGATTATTGGCAT GGATGGACGGTTTATGAAATACTGAGATATGCTCCGCAACACAACTGGAGTGCTTATGAAGAAATTCTTAAAACCAATCCTGTAATAGCAAAAATGGTGATTAGTGGAGTAGTGTACTCCTTGGGGGATTGGATAGCGCAG TGCTATGAAGGGAAACGACTTTTTGAATTTGATCGCACCCGCATGTTGAGATCTGGACTTACTGGATTTGCTTTGCATGGTTCTCTTTCTCATTACTATTACGAATTGTGTGAG GCAGTATTTCCATTCCAAGACTGGTGGGCTGTTCTTATAAAAGTTGCCTTTGATCAAACTGTTTGGGCAGCAATTTGGAATAGTATttattttatagttttagggttCTTGCGATTAGAATCACCAGTTAGTATTTTCAAAGAACTAAAGGCAACATTCTTTCCCATGCTCACT GCAGGATGGAAGCTTTGGCCTTTCGCACATCTTGTGACTTATGGTGTCATTCCCGTGGAACAAAGGCTGCTTTGGGTTGATTGTGTGGAGCTTATATGGGTGACAATACTTTCAAC GTTATCAAATAAGAAATCAGAAGCAAGACTTACAGATGGTACTGCTGAAGCCACAAGTTCAAATCCTTCAGAG GAGTGA